One genomic segment of Hydrocarboniclastica marina includes these proteins:
- the tmk gene encoding dTMP kinase: protein MSRHAPGQFVTIEGIEGVGKTTNVAFVAGLLAGFNIEWVRTREPGGTPMAEEIRDLLLAPRDEVVDETTELLLMFAARAQHLRRFILPSLAAGTWVLCDRFTDATYAYQGGGRGVDTARIAQLEALVQGDRKPDHVIILDAPAELGLARAGRRGGLDRFEQETVAFFERVRQVYLDRAADEPQRYHIVDAAQPLDVVQGQLASIVQHLVTAASAPSS from the coding sequence ATGTCCAGACACGCTCCAGGTCAGTTTGTCACGATCGAAGGTATCGAAGGCGTTGGCAAGACAACTAATGTCGCGTTTGTTGCCGGGCTTCTGGCCGGGTTCAACATTGAGTGGGTTCGCACGCGCGAACCGGGTGGAACGCCTATGGCAGAAGAGATTCGTGATCTTTTGCTGGCACCGCGCGATGAGGTTGTGGATGAAACTACAGAGCTGCTGCTGATGTTTGCCGCCCGGGCGCAGCACTTACGCAGGTTTATCCTGCCCAGTCTGGCTGCGGGCACTTGGGTGCTTTGCGACCGTTTCACCGACGCCACCTATGCGTACCAGGGCGGCGGTCGGGGTGTCGATACAGCACGAATTGCCCAGCTTGAGGCGCTCGTGCAAGGAGATCGAAAACCGGACCATGTCATCATCCTTGACGCACCCGCTGAGCTTGGGCTTGCCCGGGCTGGGCGCCGTGGCGGCCTTGATCGGTTTGAGCAGGAAACGGTGGCTTTTTTCGAACGTGTCCGCCAAGTCTACCTTGACCGGGCCGCGGATGAGCCGCAGCGTTATCACATCGTTGATGCAGCCCAGCCGCTGGATGTTGTCCAGGGGCAACTCGCGTCCATCGTTCAGCACTTAGTCACAGCAGCCTCAGCACCTTCCTCCTAG
- the mltG gene encoding endolytic transglycosylase MltG has translation MKKTVFITFLSLLFGVLIGGGVWVAKGLSALEDPAFTGEPMLFTVEQGSSFQQVGQRLEELGLVEDALWLRLHARLKGDSIILRSGTYEILAGMSVLDVIDMIAQGRTKSWPIQFIEGWTFADVRNALDEHENLKRELPGLTDNEVMAALERPELHPEGMFFPDTYRYEAGESDLVVLRRALERLELVLAEEWTQRTDGLPYDNSYDALIMASLVEKETGVPHERPEIAGVFVRRLQKGMRLQTDPTVIYGLGDRYTGNLTRKHLREDGEYNTYRRSGLPPTPIALAGRAAIHAALHPASGEALYFVAKGDGSHVFSRTLAEHQKAVQHFQVQKRRGDYRSSPAPVSAP, from the coding sequence GTGAAAAAGACAGTGTTCATCACCTTTCTATCGCTGTTGTTTGGCGTGCTGATTGGCGGCGGGGTATGGGTCGCGAAGGGGCTCTCAGCACTGGAAGATCCAGCGTTCACGGGTGAGCCTATGCTGTTTACCGTAGAGCAAGGGTCCAGCTTCCAGCAGGTCGGTCAGCGCCTCGAAGAGCTCGGGTTGGTCGAAGATGCGCTCTGGCTGCGGCTACACGCCCGGCTGAAAGGGGATTCAATCATACTGCGTAGTGGGACCTACGAGATCCTTGCGGGAATGTCCGTTCTGGACGTGATAGACATGATAGCGCAGGGCCGGACAAAGTCCTGGCCGATCCAGTTTATAGAAGGCTGGACCTTTGCGGACGTTCGTAATGCACTGGATGAACATGAAAACCTGAAGCGGGAACTGCCTGGTCTCACCGATAACGAGGTTATGGCAGCGCTCGAACGACCTGAATTGCATCCAGAGGGGATGTTCTTTCCTGATACCTATCGCTATGAGGCTGGTGAGTCAGATCTGGTAGTGCTTCGTCGGGCGTTGGAGCGACTGGAGTTGGTGCTGGCCGAGGAATGGACGCAACGCACTGACGGCCTTCCCTATGACAACTCGTACGACGCACTGATCATGGCGTCGCTGGTCGAAAAGGAAACCGGAGTGCCCCATGAGCGACCCGAAATCGCGGGCGTATTCGTGCGTCGCCTGCAGAAGGGCATGCGCCTGCAAACGGATCCGACGGTGATTTACGGCCTGGGTGATCGATACACCGGTAACCTCACCCGAAAGCATTTGCGAGAAGATGGCGAATACAATACGTACCGCCGTAGTGGTTTGCCACCGACGCCTATAGCCCTTGCGGGCCGGGCGGCTATTCATGCTGCGTTGCATCCCGCCAGTGGCGAGGCACTCTATTTTGTGGCTAAAGGCGACGGTTCTCATGTGTTTTCCCGAACACTGGCGGAGCACCAGAAGGCGGTCCAGCATTTTCAGGTGCAGAAGCGACGGGGCGATTACCGGTCTTCGCCAGCCCCCGTTTCCGCTCCATAA
- a CDS encoding aminotransferase class IV, whose translation MVQWHWSSTPDASWHTDRGLAYGDGVFETIAVMPHGPVLQERHRDRLVAGCRFLGIPFTAGDWIAWWSELTDRGWLHAESQSGHVIKLIVSRGSGGRGYVAPDVARPRAVCIRSAMPEIPRGSVRLSGAQIPVSPCPSGLGLKTLNRLDQVLAATQTAKGCFDTLMSDHHGRPVEGSRSNLFILRDRVLQTPPLRSLAVAGVMRGALLEWAPRLGLRVIERPVTWDALSRSDAVFLTNSLVGAVQVEQVGCLTLPNHNALAEIRSFISQELGV comes from the coding sequence ATGGTCCAGTGGCACTGGTCATCAACGCCCGATGCGTCGTGGCATACAGACCGGGGACTCGCTTATGGGGACGGGGTGTTTGAAACCATCGCGGTCATGCCGCATGGCCCCGTTCTGCAGGAGCGGCACCGTGACAGGTTGGTAGCTGGGTGTCGTTTCCTGGGTATTCCTTTCACTGCCGGCGACTGGATAGCCTGGTGGTCTGAACTGACCGATCGGGGCTGGCTGCATGCCGAAAGTCAGTCAGGACATGTGATCAAGCTCATTGTCAGCCGAGGTAGCGGCGGTCGCGGCTATGTAGCGCCAGACGTGGCTCGCCCAAGGGCTGTCTGCATACGTTCCGCCATGCCTGAGATACCACGGGGCTCAGTACGCCTTAGCGGAGCGCAGATTCCTGTTTCGCCCTGTCCGTCAGGCCTGGGCCTCAAGACGCTCAATCGCCTGGACCAGGTTCTTGCGGCTACGCAGACGGCTAAAGGCTGTTTCGATACATTGATGAGCGATCATCATGGTCGGCCGGTCGAGGGTAGCAGAAGTAATCTCTTCATTTTGCGGGATCGGGTTCTGCAGACACCGCCGCTAAGGAGTCTTGCAGTAGCGGGTGTCATGCGTGGCGCGCTGCTGGAATGGGCGCCAAGACTGGGTTTGCGCGTAATCGAACGGCCTGTGACATGGGATGCGCTTAGTCGAAGCGACGCTGTATTTCTGACCAACAGTCTTGTTGGTGCTGTACAGGTTGAGCAAGTCGGTTGTCTCACCCTGCCCAACCATAATGCGCTGGCAGAGATTCGCTCGTTCATCAGCCAAGAACTTGGGGTTTGA
- the acpP gene encoding acyl carrier protein, whose amino-acid sequence MSTVEERVKKIVCEQLGVKESEVQNTSSFVEDLGADSLDTVELVMALEEEFETEIPDEEAEKLGSVQDAIDYIVAHS is encoded by the coding sequence ATGAGTACAGTTGAAGAGCGCGTAAAGAAGATCGTTTGTGAACAACTCGGCGTAAAGGAGTCCGAGGTTCAGAACACGTCTTCTTTTGTCGAGGACCTGGGCGCTGATTCCCTGGATACCGTCGAATTGGTAATGGCGCTTGAAGAGGAATTTGAAACCGAAATTCCCGATGAAGAAGCCGAAAAGCTTGGTTCTGTTCAGGATGCAATCGACTACATCGTCGCGCACAGCTGA
- the fabF gene encoding beta-ketoacyl-ACP synthase II, translated as MSGRRVVITGMGALTPLGNDVAASWQGIVEGRSGVGPIDRFEADDFATRIGGAVRGLDISDYLAPKDTRKMDAFLQYGLIAAIQAVSDSGLETQDDLDRTRVGVAIGSGIGGLEFIERNVRLLAEQGPRKVSPFFVPASVINMIAGNVAIRFGFRGPNIAITTACTTGTHNIGYAMRSIQHGDADVMLAGGAEMATTPTGIAAFSAARALSTRNDEPEKASRPWDKDRDGFVLSDGAGVLVLEELEHARRRGARIYAEVVGFGMSDDAHHITSPPESGEGAQLAMRNALRDGGIRADDINYINAHGTSTTLGDLAEIAAVKAVFGQHAYKLAVSSTKSMTGHLLGAAGAVEAIFSVLAIRDGQLPPTINLDNPDEGCDLDLVANHTRAADVRVSLSNSFGFGGTNGTLIFQRFDG; from the coding sequence ATGTCTGGTAGACGAGTTGTCATTACTGGAATGGGAGCGCTGACGCCATTGGGCAATGATGTAGCTGCCAGCTGGCAGGGCATTGTTGAAGGCCGAAGCGGCGTCGGGCCGATTGATCGCTTTGAGGCGGACGACTTCGCTACACGCATAGGTGGTGCTGTTCGGGGGCTGGACATCAGCGATTATCTGGCGCCAAAAGATACCCGCAAAATGGATGCTTTCCTGCAGTACGGGCTGATCGCGGCGATTCAGGCCGTCTCTGACAGCGGTCTGGAAACGCAGGACGACCTTGATCGCACCCGGGTCGGGGTGGCTATTGGTTCCGGTATTGGCGGGCTTGAATTTATTGAGCGCAACGTTCGGCTTCTGGCAGAACAGGGGCCTCGGAAGGTGTCACCGTTTTTCGTACCGGCTTCCGTAATTAATATGATCGCGGGAAACGTCGCCATTCGGTTTGGTTTTCGCGGCCCTAATATCGCTATCACTACTGCTTGTACAACAGGTACGCACAATATCGGTTATGCCATGCGTTCCATACAGCACGGCGATGCCGACGTGATGCTTGCGGGCGGGGCTGAGATGGCGACAACGCCTACCGGCATAGCCGCGTTCTCTGCTGCACGTGCTCTTTCGACGCGTAACGATGAACCTGAGAAAGCAAGCCGGCCCTGGGATAAAGACCGCGACGGGTTTGTGCTAAGCGATGGGGCTGGCGTGCTGGTGTTGGAAGAGCTTGAGCATGCCCGTCGCCGTGGAGCCCGTATCTACGCCGAAGTGGTTGGCTTTGGCATGAGCGATGACGCCCACCATATTACGTCTCCTCCCGAATCTGGCGAAGGCGCACAGCTCGCCATGAGGAACGCGCTTCGAGACGGAGGTATTCGCGCCGACGATATCAATTACATCAACGCGCACGGGACTAGTACCACATTGGGTGACCTGGCCGAGATAGCGGCGGTGAAAGCCGTCTTTGGTCAGCATGCTTATAAGCTGGCCGTTAGCAGCACCAAGTCAATGACAGGCCATTTGCTCGGTGCAGCTGGTGCAGTTGAGGCGATTTTTTCAGTTCTGGCAATCCGTGATGGCCAGCTACCACCGACGATCAACCTCGATAATCCGGATGAGGGTTGCGATCTCGACCTGGTCGCCAATCACACGAGAGCCGCCGACGTGCGCGTCAGTCTGTCGAATTCATTTGGTTTTGGCGGCACCAACGGCACCCTGATTTTCCAGCGTTTCGACGGTTAA
- the plsX gene encoding phosphate acyltransferase PlsX: MNSDERIANRIRLAVDAMSGDQGAEVCVAATLAAVNENPSISALLVGRTSVLEPLLGTPHPRIRIVDAPEVVTMDEPPARALRQKKASSMAVALQLVRSGEADACVSAGNTGALMMMGRSILKMYPGIERPAIVKLIPSLHNRCYVLDLGANVDTSAEHLFQFALMGSLMVAAIDGKAAPRVALLNVGEEEVKGSEQVRLAAHSLAACEALNYIGYVEGNDLFQDVADVVVCDGFVGNIALKTGEGVALMVMEVIEQAFQRTAMSRVLGVIARPFLNRLLRQIDPRRHNGASLLGLQGVVVKSHGNADARAFRAALRQAAAEVRMRVPQKINARLDELAF, from the coding sequence GTGAACTCTGACGAGCGCATAGCCAACAGAATCAGACTGGCCGTTGACGCAATGAGCGGCGACCAGGGCGCGGAAGTATGTGTGGCCGCCACGCTCGCGGCAGTCAATGAGAATCCCTCGATTTCTGCTCTTCTGGTTGGCCGTACTTCGGTCCTGGAGCCCCTGCTCGGAACACCCCATCCTCGTATCCGGATCGTTGACGCGCCCGAAGTGGTTACCATGGATGAGCCACCAGCCCGTGCATTGCGTCAGAAAAAAGCGTCCTCCATGGCGGTGGCGCTGCAACTGGTTCGATCAGGTGAGGCTGATGCCTGCGTGAGCGCGGGTAACACTGGCGCTTTGATGATGATGGGGCGTTCCATCCTCAAGATGTACCCGGGTATAGAGCGGCCTGCGATTGTAAAACTCATCCCATCCCTGCATAACCGTTGTTACGTACTCGACCTGGGTGCCAACGTCGACACGTCTGCGGAACATCTCTTCCAGTTCGCCCTTATGGGCTCGCTAATGGTGGCTGCGATTGACGGCAAAGCTGCGCCGCGGGTTGCGTTGCTGAACGTCGGGGAGGAGGAAGTGAAAGGCAGCGAGCAGGTGCGGCTTGCTGCTCATAGTCTTGCCGCCTGCGAGGCGCTGAATTATATCGGTTACGTCGAAGGCAACGACCTCTTCCAGGACGTTGCGGATGTGGTTGTCTGCGACGGGTTCGTCGGCAATATTGCGCTCAAGACCGGCGAGGGTGTCGCCCTGATGGTCATGGAAGTCATTGAGCAGGCGTTCCAGCGCACAGCTATGTCACGGGTGCTTGGTGTTATTGCCCGTCCATTTCTGAACCGCTTGCTCCGGCAGATCGACCCGCGGCGCCACAATGGCGCCAGCCTGTTAGGGCTTCAGGGCGTTGTCGTCAAAAGCCACGGCAACGCCGATGCGCGAGCATTCCGTGCGGCTCTACGGCAAGCAGCTGCTGAAGTTCGAATGCGGGTGCCGCAAAAGATCAATGCTCGCCTTGATGAGCTCGCGTTCTAG
- the fabG gene encoding 3-oxoacyl-ACP reductase FabG → MTLDGKVALVTGATRGIGRAIAHALAESGATVIGTATTEGGANAISEAFQTHGLQGRGMVMDVSDAASVDAGIKAIVDDFGSPAVLVNNAGITRDGLALRMKDEDWQDVIETNLTSTFRTTKAVLRGMTKARWGRIINISSVVASMGNPGQMNYCASKAGIEGMTRSLAREIGNRGITVNCVAPGFIDTDMTKALSDAQRAQMLMAVPVQRLGEPEEIAAVVAFLASPVAGYITGETLHVNGGMYMG, encoded by the coding sequence ATGACGCTTGACGGTAAGGTCGCGCTAGTTACCGGCGCAACGAGGGGCATCGGTCGTGCTATAGCTCATGCACTCGCCGAGTCGGGCGCTACAGTAATTGGTACCGCGACCACTGAGGGCGGCGCGAACGCGATCTCAGAGGCCTTTCAGACTCATGGGCTGCAGGGCCGCGGTATGGTCATGGATGTGTCTGACGCTGCCAGCGTTGACGCGGGCATAAAGGCCATCGTGGATGACTTTGGCAGCCCCGCAGTTTTGGTCAATAACGCCGGCATAACCCGGGATGGCTTAGCGCTGAGAATGAAGGATGAAGACTGGCAGGACGTTATCGAAACCAATCTGACCAGCACATTCCGTACGACCAAGGCCGTCCTGCGCGGTATGACAAAAGCACGCTGGGGCAGAATCATTAATATCAGCTCGGTCGTCGCAAGCATGGGCAATCCCGGCCAGATGAATTATTGTGCTTCCAAGGCTGGGATCGAAGGTATGACCCGATCCCTGGCTCGGGAGATCGGCAATCGGGGTATAACGGTAAACTGCGTTGCGCCTGGTTTCATCGATACTGACATGACAAAAGCGCTGAGCGACGCTCAGCGCGCGCAGATGCTGATGGCGGTGCCGGTGCAACGGCTGGGCGAGCCCGAGGAGATCGCCGCAGTGGTGGCGTTCCTGGCTTCTCCGGTAGCTGGTTACATCACTGGGGAGACGCTACACGTCAACGGCGGTATGTATATGGGTTAG
- a CDS encoding AraC family transcriptional regulator — protein MVEAQLMHLPDSGAHPRHQHNHYQVVVGLTGEADIDVEGQHAHLDGAHACVLPANIAHNYGGNTRNNVLVINLDHQMAAFQQPAHPQYEFLNRFFDHPRQVSLDESLQSLTQACSMQLQRLGHDPVIQHHLATALLQCMGSRLADVGEACDRSADMPKSKDLERIDRYIDANLHRRISVEDLAASVCLSRSHFHELFRQQLGQTPHQYLIRARLERAQILIEETGLPLWDISQRTGFSSQSALTNAMRKHMGVIPSSFDRPSLQRHFRRRACSPPWFDPESPPASESV, from the coding sequence ATGGTCGAAGCACAACTCATGCATTTGCCGGATAGTGGTGCGCACCCCAGGCACCAACACAACCATTATCAGGTCGTCGTCGGTCTGACCGGAGAGGCCGATATTGATGTCGAAGGCCAGCATGCGCACCTTGATGGCGCCCACGCCTGTGTTCTACCGGCAAATATCGCCCACAACTACGGCGGGAACACACGAAACAATGTGCTGGTGATTAATCTCGACCACCAGATGGCCGCTTTTCAGCAGCCGGCACATCCCCAGTATGAGTTTCTCAATCGTTTTTTCGATCATCCCCGTCAGGTATCCCTCGATGAAAGCCTGCAGTCCCTGACCCAGGCTTGCAGTATGCAGCTGCAGCGCCTTGGCCATGATCCCGTGATCCAGCACCATCTGGCAACGGCTTTACTGCAGTGCATGGGGTCAAGGCTGGCGGACGTGGGCGAGGCCTGCGACCGAAGCGCCGACATGCCCAAGAGCAAAGATCTTGAGAGGATTGATCGTTATATTGATGCCAACCTGCACCGTCGTATCTCAGTGGAAGACCTTGCGGCGTCCGTGTGTCTGAGCCGGAGCCATTTCCACGAGCTTTTTCGCCAGCAGCTGGGGCAGACACCACACCAGTATCTTATTCGGGCAAGGCTCGAGCGCGCGCAAATCCTGATTGAAGAGACCGGGCTGCCTTTGTGGGATATCAGTCAGCGTACGGGCTTTTCAAGCCAGAGTGCACTGACCAACGCAATGCGCAAGCACATGGGCGTCATCCCGTCGAGTTTCGATCGGCCTAGTCTGCAGCGCCATTTCCGCAGGCGCGCATGCTCACCCCCGTGGTTTGATCCCGAGAGTCCGCCCGCGTCTGAATCTGTCTAA
- the fabD gene encoding ACP S-malonyltransferase translates to MKTAFIFPGQGAQSVGMLAEARENFPIVRQTFDEASELLGYNLESICQNGPEEELNRTAVTQPAILTASIALWRLWMQENGTKPDFVAGHSLGEYSALVAGESMLFLDALKLVSLRGELMQAAVPQGEGKMAAILGLEDDQVVAACAEATEGDVVEAVNFNAPGQVVIAGNAKAVDRAIEACKSRGAKRAMPLAVSVPSHCALMREAAEQLAEEFSTVGFNDAVIPVVQNVPAAIVTSRTDIMQNLVRQLYSPVKWSASFALLEKEGVGAAVECGPGKVLGGLAKRNAPAIKCYSLETPDGFNAALSALSKKD, encoded by the coding sequence ATGAAAACAGCATTTATCTTCCCCGGTCAGGGGGCTCAGTCGGTTGGTATGCTGGCAGAGGCCCGAGAAAACTTCCCCATCGTTCGCCAGACATTCGATGAAGCGTCGGAGCTGTTGGGCTATAACCTGGAATCGATCTGCCAGAACGGCCCGGAAGAGGAACTGAACCGTACTGCGGTGACACAGCCTGCGATCCTTACCGCGAGCATCGCACTCTGGCGCTTGTGGATGCAGGAGAACGGTACAAAGCCTGACTTTGTTGCGGGCCACAGTCTCGGAGAATACTCGGCCCTTGTCGCCGGCGAGTCCATGCTGTTCCTTGACGCGCTAAAGCTGGTCAGTCTGCGTGGTGAGTTGATGCAGGCCGCAGTGCCTCAGGGCGAAGGCAAGATGGCTGCTATCTTGGGGCTGGAAGACGATCAGGTTGTGGCCGCTTGTGCTGAAGCTACCGAAGGCGATGTTGTCGAAGCGGTCAATTTCAATGCACCGGGGCAGGTCGTTATTGCGGGCAACGCGAAGGCGGTGGATCGGGCTATAGAAGCTTGCAAAAGTCGTGGTGCAAAACGGGCAATGCCTCTGGCCGTCAGCGTGCCTTCACACTGCGCTCTGATGCGCGAGGCGGCAGAGCAGCTCGCGGAAGAGTTCAGCACGGTAGGCTTCAATGACGCTGTTATTCCTGTAGTACAGAACGTGCCTGCTGCCATAGTGACCTCAAGAACTGACATCATGCAGAACCTGGTGCGTCAGCTCTATTCGCCGGTAAAGTGGAGCGCGTCTTTTGCGCTGCTGGAAAAAGAAGGCGTCGGCGCGGCGGTGGAGTGCGGCCCGGGGAAAGTACTGGGCGGCCTGGCTAAGCGTAATGCCCCTGCTATCAAATGTTATAGCCTCGAGACTCCCGACGGGTTCAACGCTGCATTATCAGCGCTTTCGAAAAAGGACTGA
- the rpmF gene encoding 50S ribosomal protein L32 produces the protein MAVQQNRKTRSKRGMRRSHDALTTTALATDPTTGEVHRRHHVSPEGFYRGKKVIETNND, from the coding sequence ATGGCCGTCCAACAAAACCGTAAAACACGCTCAAAGCGCGGTATGCGTCGTTCGCACGATGCGCTGACCACTACCGCACTGGCAACTGATCCGACCACCGGTGAAGTCCATCGCCGCCACCATGTTTCTCCGGAAGGTTTCTACCGGGGCAAGAAAGTTATTGAAACCAATAACGATTAA